The Nitrospira sp. genome window below encodes:
- the rlmB gene encoding 23S rRNA (guanosine(2251)-2'-O)-methyltransferase RlmB: MARPGGSAKAQEILYGLHAVREALKAGNRPLQRILVLRTAKQFTDLVQLARSRHVPIHVQPLTSLDRLVPNGKHQGVVAFTSAKAYQTEESILARAAERHEAPLLVVLDGVEDPHNLGAVLRTAEGAGAHGVFVPERRAAGLTSVVAKASAGAIDHIPVARVTNMSRSIESLKAAGVWLYGVTPSANKIYTDIDLREAVGLVLGGEGTGIRPGVLQHCDDRVRIPLRGHVQSLNVSAAAAIVLFEAVRQRRPT, from the coding sequence ATGGCACGACCCGGTGGAAGCGCTAAGGCGCAAGAAATTCTCTACGGCCTCCATGCCGTACGGGAAGCGCTGAAAGCCGGAAACAGACCATTGCAGCGTATATTGGTCCTTCGGACCGCTAAACAGTTCACCGACCTAGTGCAACTGGCTCGATCACGCCATGTTCCGATTCATGTTCAGCCCCTGACCTCCCTCGACCGTCTGGTTCCCAACGGCAAGCATCAAGGGGTGGTGGCCTTTACCTCAGCAAAGGCCTATCAGACGGAGGAGTCGATCCTCGCTCGAGCTGCCGAAAGGCATGAAGCGCCACTCTTGGTAGTCTTGGATGGAGTCGAAGACCCACACAATCTCGGCGCCGTGCTGCGCACGGCGGAGGGGGCTGGTGCCCACGGCGTATTTGTCCCTGAACGACGGGCCGCCGGACTTACATCCGTGGTTGCCAAGGCTTCGGCCGGCGCGATCGACCATATTCCCGTTGCACGCGTGACCAACATGAGCAGATCGATCGAGTCGTTGAAAGCAGCTGGAGTATGGCTCTACGGAGTGACACCGTCAGCGAATAAGATATATACGGACATCGACCTACGAGAAGCGGTCGGGCTGGTCCTTGGAGGGGAGGGAACGGGCATCAGGCCTGGCGTCCTGCAACATTGCGATGACCGTGTCCGCATTCCTCTGAGGGGCCATGTCCAATCGCTGAATGTGTCGGCCGCTGCCGCAATAGTCCTGTTTGAGGCGGTTCGTCAGCGTCGTCCGACCTAG